The genomic DNA CGTCGCCGATCAGGCGTCCGTCGTCCAACCGGTTGATGCCGACGTCGATCACCACCGCACCAGGCTTGATCCATTCGCCCTTGACCAGACCGGGGCGGCCGACGGCAACGATCACGATATCCGCCTGCCGGACAAACCCTTCCAGATCCTGGGTGAATTTGTGGCAGGTGGTGGTGGTGCAGCCGGCGATGAGCAGTTCCAGCACCAGCGGTCGACCAACATGGTTGGACACGCCCACGACCACGGCGTGCTGGCCGCGCACCGGGCGATCGGTATGCCCCAGCAGGGTCATCACTCCCTTGGGAGTACACGGGCGCAGACCGAAGCGGCGCAACGCCAGGCGGCCGAGATTGACGGCCTGGAAACCGTCCACGTCCTTGTTGGGGTCGATGCGGTCGACCAGCGCGTCTTCGTCAATATGGTCGGGCAGCGGCGACTGCACCAGGATGCCGTGCACCGCGGGGTCGGCATTGAGCCGGTCGATCAGGGCGAAGAGTTCTTCCTGACTGGTACTGGCCGGCAGGTCGAAGTCGA from Dyella sp. GSA-30 includes the following:
- the folD gene encoding bifunctional methylenetetrahydrofolate dehydrogenase/methenyltetrahydrofolate cyclohydrolase FolD: MSARILDGKRIAQELLDRIAKRVAERKAKGLAEPGLAVVLVGSDASSSVYVRNKRKACHQVGFRSFDFDLPASTSQEELFALIDRLNADPAVHGILVQSPLPDHIDEDALVDRIDPNKDVDGFQAVNLGRLALRRFGLRPCTPKGVMTLLGHTDRPVRGQHAVVVGVSNHVGRPLVLELLIAGCTTTTCHKFTQDLEGFVRQADIVIVAVGRPGLVKGEWIKPGAVVIDVGINRLDDGRLIGDVEFEPAAERASWITPVPGGVGPMTVATLMENTLEAAEARTD